One genomic window of Erinaceus europaeus chromosome 19, mEriEur2.1, whole genome shotgun sequence includes the following:
- the NEK2 gene encoding serine/threonine-protein kinase Nek2 isoform X2, with the protein MPARAEDYEVLHTIGAGSYGRCQKIRRKSDGKVLVWKELDYGSMTEAEKQMLVSEVNLLRELRHPNIVRYYDRIIDRGSTTLYIVMEYCEGGDLASVITRGTKERQYLEEDFVLRVMTQLTLALKECHRRSDGGHTVLHRDLKPANVFLDAKQNVKLGDFGLARILNHDTSFAKTFVGTPYYMSPMNRMSYNEKSDIWSLGCLLYELCALMPPFTAFNQKELAGKIREGRFRRIPYRYSEALNDIITRMLDLKDYHRPSVEEILESPLIAAMVAEEQRRNPERRARRSGEPDRPREPVLSELRLKEQQLQEREQALRAREQRLEQKERELCIRERLAEDKLARADSLLRTCNLLREQRLSLAGDAEALELPASALKKKVHFSGDGKENAGRVDGAESSRSRCRDLKKRLHAAQLRAQALSDLERNYQLRSRQILGMR; encoded by the exons ATGCCCGCGCGAGCGGAGGACTACGAGGTGCTGCACACGATCGGCGCCGGCTCCTACGGCCGCTGCCAGAAGATCCGGAGGAAGAGCGACGGCAAG GTCCTCGTCTGGAAGGAGCTGGACTACGGCTCCATGACGGAGGCGGAGAAGCAGATGCTGGTGTCGGAGGTGAACCTGCTCCGAGAGCTGAGGCACCCCAACATCGTGCGCTACTACGACCGCATCATCGACCGCGGCAGCACCACCCTGTACATCGTGATGGAGTACTGCGAGGGCGGGGACCTGGCCAGCGTCATCACGCGGGGCACCAAGGAGAG GCAGTACTTGGAGGAAGACTTTGTCCTCCGGGTGATGACGCAGCTAACGCTGGCGCTGAAGGAGTGTCACCGGCGCAGCGACGGCGGCCACACGGTGCTGCACCGGGACCTGAAGCCGGCCAACGTCTTCCTGGACGCCAAGCAGAACGTGAAGCTCGGCGACTTCGGCCTGGCCCGCATCTTGAACCACGACACGAGCTTCGCCAAGACGTTCGTCGGCACCCCGTACTACATGTCGCCG ATGAACCGCATGTCCTACAACGAGAAGTCGGACATTTGGTCGCTCGGCTGCTTGCTCTATGAGCTGTGCGCCCTGAT GCCTCCGTTCACAGCCTTCAACCAGAAAGAGCTGGCGGGCAAGATCCGCGAGGGCCGCTTCCGCCGCATCCCCTACCGCTACTCCGAGGCGCTGAACGACATCATCACCAGGATGCTGGACCTGAAG GACTACCACCGGCCGTCGGTGGAGGAGATCCTCGAGAGCCCCCTGATTGCGGCCATGGTGGCGGAGGAGCAGAGGCGGAACCCGGAGCGCAGAGCCCGCCGCTCGGGGGAGCCCGACAGGCCGCGGGAGCCGGTGCTGAGTGAGCTGAGGCTCAAGGAACAGCAGCTGCAGGAGCGGGAGCAGGCCCTGCGCGCCCGGGAGCAGCGGCTGGAGC AGAAGGAGCGTGAGCTGTGCATCCGGGAGAGGCTGGCTGAGGACAAGCTGGCCCGAGCTGACAGCCTGCTGAGGACCTGCAACCTGCTCCGGGAGCAGCGCCTGTCGCTGGCCGGGGATGCAG aAGCCCTGGAGCTCCCGGCCTCCGCCCTCAAGAAGAAGGTCCACTTCAGTGGGGACGGCAAGGAGAACGCCGGGAGGGTGGACGGCGCCGAGAGCTCCAGGTCCAGGTGCAGGGACCTGAAGAAGCGGCTGCACGCGGCCCAGCTGCGGGCACAGGCGCTGTCGGACCTGGAGAGGAACTACCAGCTGCGGAGCAGGCAGATCCTGGGCATGCGCTAG
- the NEK2 gene encoding serine/threonine-protein kinase Nek2 isoform X1: MPARAEDYEVLHTIGAGSYGRCQKIRRKSDGKVLVWKELDYGSMTEAEKQMLVSEVNLLRELRHPNIVRYYDRIIDRGSTTLYIVMEYCEGGDLASVITRGTKERQYLEEDFVLRVMTQLTLALKECHRRSDGGHTVLHRDLKPANVFLDAKQNVKLGDFGLARILNHDTSFAKTFVGTPYYMSPEQMNRMSYNEKSDIWSLGCLLYELCALMPPFTAFNQKELAGKIREGRFRRIPYRYSEALNDIITRMLDLKDYHRPSVEEILESPLIAAMVAEEQRRNPERRARRSGEPDRPREPVLSELRLKEQQLQEREQALRAREQRLEQKERELCIRERLAEDKLARADSLLRTCNLLREQRLSLAGDAEALELPASALKKKVHFSGDGKENAGRVDGAESSRSRCRDLKKRLHAAQLRAQALSDLERNYQLRSRQILGMR, from the exons ATGCCCGCGCGAGCGGAGGACTACGAGGTGCTGCACACGATCGGCGCCGGCTCCTACGGCCGCTGCCAGAAGATCCGGAGGAAGAGCGACGGCAAG GTCCTCGTCTGGAAGGAGCTGGACTACGGCTCCATGACGGAGGCGGAGAAGCAGATGCTGGTGTCGGAGGTGAACCTGCTCCGAGAGCTGAGGCACCCCAACATCGTGCGCTACTACGACCGCATCATCGACCGCGGCAGCACCACCCTGTACATCGTGATGGAGTACTGCGAGGGCGGGGACCTGGCCAGCGTCATCACGCGGGGCACCAAGGAGAG GCAGTACTTGGAGGAAGACTTTGTCCTCCGGGTGATGACGCAGCTAACGCTGGCGCTGAAGGAGTGTCACCGGCGCAGCGACGGCGGCCACACGGTGCTGCACCGGGACCTGAAGCCGGCCAACGTCTTCCTGGACGCCAAGCAGAACGTGAAGCTCGGCGACTTCGGCCTGGCCCGCATCTTGAACCACGACACGAGCTTCGCCAAGACGTTCGTCGGCACCCCGTACTACATGTCGCCG GAGCAGATGAACCGCATGTCCTACAACGAGAAGTCGGACATTTGGTCGCTCGGCTGCTTGCTCTATGAGCTGTGCGCCCTGAT GCCTCCGTTCACAGCCTTCAACCAGAAAGAGCTGGCGGGCAAGATCCGCGAGGGCCGCTTCCGCCGCATCCCCTACCGCTACTCCGAGGCGCTGAACGACATCATCACCAGGATGCTGGACCTGAAG GACTACCACCGGCCGTCGGTGGAGGAGATCCTCGAGAGCCCCCTGATTGCGGCCATGGTGGCGGAGGAGCAGAGGCGGAACCCGGAGCGCAGAGCCCGCCGCTCGGGGGAGCCCGACAGGCCGCGGGAGCCGGTGCTGAGTGAGCTGAGGCTCAAGGAACAGCAGCTGCAGGAGCGGGAGCAGGCCCTGCGCGCCCGGGAGCAGCGGCTGGAGC AGAAGGAGCGTGAGCTGTGCATCCGGGAGAGGCTGGCTGAGGACAAGCTGGCCCGAGCTGACAGCCTGCTGAGGACCTGCAACCTGCTCCGGGAGCAGCGCCTGTCGCTGGCCGGGGATGCAG aAGCCCTGGAGCTCCCGGCCTCCGCCCTCAAGAAGAAGGTCCACTTCAGTGGGGACGGCAAGGAGAACGCCGGGAGGGTGGACGGCGCCGAGAGCTCCAGGTCCAGGTGCAGGGACCTGAAGAAGCGGCTGCACGCGGCCCAGCTGCGGGCACAGGCGCTGTCGGACCTGGAGAGGAACTACCAGCTGCGGAGCAGGCAGATCCTGGGCATGCGCTAG